The Ascochyta rabiei chromosome 3, complete sequence genome segment CCTGATTTCGCCGGTGCAGTTGTGTAATGACGTGAGGTGATGATTTCCTTACCACAGATAAGAAGGGTACGAATGATAACGTGTTTTACCAGTAagcggccaacaccagtatccggccaaccccaccaaaaccaGCCTAACTTGGCGTGCAATTACTCCACAACCACGCAGTTGAATTAAGTAAGGTTTTAAAGCAtaatagattagatagctctatattaagTCCTGTTGTAGCCTTGTATGTGGCATTTGCTACACGTTAGTAGTGCTCACTAACGCCGTAGGGCAGCGTTAACCTAGGCCTCCTCCTTAACTACATTATTAGCCTATAAGACTAGtaattaagcttccttaACCTATAGAGCTCCCCTACGTGCTATATACTGTCTacgcttttaatacttatattactagcgttaatttaAAGTATATAGCTTAGTATTCTCCTAAgttaagattattactaactatattgTAAGCTAAcaacccttaacaagctaggatatagcttaactagttagaCTCTATAACTAATGCTTAAGGAGATCTTGTATAAGGCAAGCTTACTGCTAAAGCTGGTTAACTGTACGCGGTGTCTCTGCTGTCCACAGCCCTGCTGGTCCTGCTGCTGTCCCTGGTGGTGATAGTGTTCTAATAACAGTAAGGCATAACAGGACACgctctagattaaatagGATAAGCCCTGTTACTTAAAATCTAGTCTTAATATTGCTCTCTAATAGAGCAGTTGGTCTAATCCTTAAGTATATCTATAGGAAGTCAAGCTTGTTAACATAGAAGATGCTTTAGCAGGCAAGCTTAGACACCTTATGTCTATACACCACCTTAAGAGGAGAGTAGCAGCTAACATCTAGTAGCTAGAGAAGGTGTAAGGTGTAAGGAGGCATACAGAGGGTAATAATTATGTTgttcttatagtactaattaaaCTTAGGTGTAGTGTGGCTGCTGTAACTGTTAAGGATAAGTAGCTAACAAGCACCTAATAAGCGAGTCTGTGtgtgcctgttaaagtgctttacCTAGTCAAGGCCTAGCTTATCTGTTGTCCAGCCGTTGTCACTAACAGCAACAGTCCAGTCAGGTGGGAGGTCTTAATACTAGCTGGCCTAGTAGAGCTTCCCTGCTAGTATAAGGAAGGGTGGGATAGACTAACCTAACGCGTTAACACACTTAATTATTGTtacctacttataattaCCTGGCTAAACAATAGTAGCGCGTCTAACTGTGTTAGagctagtaataaccttAGATGTTAAGGCAACACCTATTATAAACctagtcttattaaagttgtagatgTCCTTATTAGGTATCCTATATGTAAGGCGTGTCTCCTCTACTAGCCTGAACCACACGCTAATCCTGACAGGATCTTCACAGCGTGCCCTTTGTGAATGGAATTTCCTATTCTACTTTGTCTAGAGTTCTGGCTggcgcttaataaagcgtgctacctagttcttgcctagcaaaggaggaggaggatttTGGCTGTAGGCAGCAAGGAGAGTATCTGCTATTTATTGCACATTAATAATCTAGGGTAGAAATCCACAACAATTAAGGTCTAAGATCCACTAAATAAGGGACTGCTCTTTAACAGGGCTAAGCTTAAGGTTAACAGACGTTGTTGCGTCTTTTAACTTAATGCCCTAGAGGCGGCGGCAGAGCGTTGTACAAGGCACCTGGTAGAGTAAAGCAGCCCTATTTTTTAACTAAACGCGTCCTGATTTAACAGTAGAGGCAGCAAGAAGGCATCTACCCTCTGTAAGGGAGGCTTAAGTACGTTGTAGTTGAGCCATCACAGTTGGGATGAAAGAAGTTTGACgcgttttggtggggttggccggatactggtgttggccgcttactggtgaaacacgttagGCTAAGACTGTGACTAAGCTAAGCATACCCTTGAGCATCCCACCATCTTGACAAGGCAGGCCTCTTGCAATGTTAGGAACTGGGATTTTGGAGCGGTCAATCTGCATGTGATGTCAAGGACTGTTTACCGGGCTTTGGCGAAGCACGAGGTGATCACCATGATCTGACAGTTGCCACCCCTAAGGCAGGGACGAATAACTTGCATCGAGCTAGGTAACCGCAGTACTAAAGGCGTAGATGCATGTTTTTATTCCATGCGAGTGTTGACAAGTCACTGAAGTATGGGTTTGGCAGGCTTCGTTAGGCCATGAACAATTCGCCTACGTCATCGGACAGCCTGCTTCGAAAGTAACAAACGGACAAACACAAAACGCATGGCTTGTCATTACTAATTAGTAGCCAACACTGGGTATCGAGAATGGACAGATAACAAGTCAAATGCCGACGTCACCATCCCTCAAGACCTCAATCTATCCTCATCGCTCGGCCTTCCGGCATGGCCTTCCTCTGCGCTCCTGTCTTGGATCTTGCTCTGGTCCGTGTGCTTTGCTGGGTCGAAGACATATATTGAAAACTCCAGGAAGATGGTTCTTTTCAGAAATACTGGCATCTTTTCGTACAACTGCGGCGGAAACGGAATCAGGATGCTCGTCCTGTTCAGCCATCGTGCATAGGCTGGCCAGTTCTTGCCGTTCTCATACCGCTTTTTTGCACCTGGCCGCTCCTGTAGGGTCAGGCCTGACACAAACATGAGAAGTAAGGTCAAGAAAAATGGCCCTAGAATCGAGGCGTACAGAGCGGAGTATGCACCGCCTGAAACGTAATCGTATGCAGCTGGCGATACGGCGATGGTAAACATCCCGAACTGGATCATCATCTCTCCGAAGTAGTTTGGATGTCTTGTAAGAGCGAAGAAACCAACATCGCACACCGCGCCATCGTTTCCGTGAGCGCTTCTGAAGCGGTATTTTTGGATGTCGGACACACTCTCCATTATGAAGCCAATTGAGTAAAGTATGATGCCGGCAATGTCTCGCCCAGTGCCGAATTCTGGCTGAGCAAATTGCGTCACGTTTGGCGAGTTGAGTATAGTTATGGGCAAAGAGCAAGTCCATACCCAGAACATTTGACTGAGGATTGTTAGATCATTTCCCCGTGCTGTACGGAAACTTCAAATTGTCCAACTCACAAGACCCAAAACCCTAGAAACGACCAAAACTTGTCTCTCTTGTCGTCAAAGCGGTCGTCTTTTCCTGTTTTCAAGATTCTAAACAGCAGAAATCCACTCAGGCGCGCTCCCCACACCATCATAAAAACTGAGACGACGATGTTGCGCGCATCGCCTCTGTTCTCGCTCAGACTCAGGGTGAGTACGGAAAGCACAATGAAATTCGTTCCTCCAGCGAAGTCGGTTAGCTTGTCGAACTTCAAGGAGAACGCAAtcgcgaagaagaagagttgGTAAGCGACAGTGACGAGGAAGGTGATGGAGAGGTAGTAGTTGTCTAGCACGTGAACGGCCATGATGTCGATGGGCCAACGACGGGTCGGTGGATCTCCAGCTCAGTTTCCTATGTGTAGAGCTAAGTCGTGATCAGAGGTTTCAGGAAGAAGAGGGCATTCGAGCCATTATAGGCATTCAAGCTTCCAAGAACAATGCACACTCGCTGCCGCTGTATCCCGACGCTAAGTGTCGCGATGATTTTGCGACTCGATTTTGTACAGGATAGGATGCTGATGACGACATCCAATGTTTGGATCGCCAAGCTCGATCTGCATCTCGCCTCTCTCCACGCAGAAAACAACAGTAGTGCATCACGAACAGTACTCAGCTGTGAACGCACTTACAAGTGGGATTCTCGGCAGCAGCATGCAGGAACGGCAACTCGGCTTTGGCCTGCCCGAGCCCAGCGACAGCATGGTGAATACCCGCAGCCTACGAAGTATCGTGAAACACAACCGGTGTTAGGCGAGTCGCCTCGTGCAAGTCGCGTCTCAGACCTCACCACCATCGCCGCTAGCCAGACCATCTTGAAGCTCGAAGCCCTCCAGAACGGCCTTCTCGAGGCCTGTCAGTCTGAATCGCGCTCGTTCTATCCTGCAGCAAACCCTCTTGGCCACGCCATCCCGACAATGTGATCCTATTTTACATGCGTCTTTCATCTTAGGACGCAAACTAGACTCGCTGAGACACGCTAGCAGCCGTACGAGTAGCCGCGTGGGACGACCTGCTCGAAACTCACCTCATTCTTAGAAACAGAATGAGCGGGGCGTGCGTCGGACTCTTCAAGTACCACAGTTCCCACCTTAGGTATTGACCTTTCGAAAGGTTTGGAGTTGCCATACCGGAACCTCACGCTCATTTTCATCCGAGATACCTGTCTTCTTGCGCGTCCCGCCATTTCACTCCTCCTCACTCCTCTTCGACTCTCTGCTGCGCAGATTTGGAGCGAGTCTGCATGCTGTGACAGCTTTTTTTCGATTCTATACCAGCTGTGCTGTTGAtgtattaatattaatattCCTTTTCCAACCTTTTCGCCTTACTTCCGGGAGCCGTTTGCGTATTCAAAATCACCATGAAAACATCCAGGTCTTCCCTGGGCTTGGCCCTCCTACTGATTAACGCAGTATGTCGTCCTTCTGTCATCTACGACTCAACGCTAACCATTGCTTAGGTATTCGCAGAATTTGGAGTTGATCTCCACAACAGTAATACTGGACGGCAAGTCAGTGGAAGAAAGATCGAAAATCTCGTCTCTGGGGTCGACAGATCAACAGACAGTGTTGCGGAGCTCGGCTTGTCTGCTCTCTACGATGTGCGACGGAACGCCAACGTCAACACACTAGACGGCATCGACCTTGTTAATAAAATTGCTCAGCTCGACGTCGGTTCGCTCCTCAACGCCGGCGCGCAAGGACAGGAAGCCAGTCAGGGGCAAAGTCAACAGCAGCAAGGTCCAGCGCAGCCCCAAggccaaagccaaagccaagGATTAAGACCTGCAGGCCCTAGTGACATCAACACAAGCAATCTGGGCGGCGATCTTGCAAATCAGGTTGCTGCAGGCAACAGGCCTATTGTGGGAACAGGGGACATCAACACAAGTAACGTTGGTGGAGACCTCGCAAATCAGGTTGCTGGATTTGGTACTACTCCTGCCGCGCAGGGTCAGGCTCCTGGAATAGCACAGCCAGGTCCACAAGCTCAGGCTGCAGAAGCACCTCGACCAGCAGCAGAGGCTTTGCCTGCATCGGAAGCTCGCCCTTCGACTGGAGCGCAAGCAGCTGCTGAGGCTCGACCAGGCGGACAGGGTCAAAGCCAGGGGCTAGGGCCCGCAGGACCGAGCGATATCAACACGAGCAATATTGCCGGTGATCTTGCAAACTCACTCGCTCCTGGATCAAGCGTCAATGGACAGCGTCCAGCAGGCAACGACATCGCAGGAGATCTCGCAAATCAGCTTGCTGGGAATGGTGCTGCCCCTGTCGGACAAGGCCAAACAAACCCTCAGGCTCAGGGCCAGGCTGCAGCTGGACAGAGCGGCAGCGCTGGCGCCGTAACCATCCAAGTGAAGTCGACCACCATCCAGGAGGCAAATGGTCAGCAGATACCGACAGCCGTCATTGAACCACAGACTCAAGGACAGCAACCTGCAGCTGCACCAGCAGCGACTGGAGCGCCAGCCATTGCAGCTCCCCAGCCCCCAGCTCCTCCAGCGGAAGCCAAACCTACTGAAGCACCAGCAGCAATGCCTGCCCCGGCCGAGCCCCAAGGAAAATCGACAGCTGCTGAAGCAGCACCCAAGCCGGAGACTCAACCTACTCAACCGCCTGCGGAGGGCATGAGTGCATCGGTACGTAGACACACTTCCACTCCAAGTTGTTACTGACAGGATACATAGATGTCTGCTCCAGCTGCACCAGGCACAATCACTGAAGTCGCTCAAGGTGGTCAGCCCACTGCAGCAGCCGGAGAAGCGTCTAAGCCAGTCGAGGGTGCTTCCAAACCAGCCGAAGGAGCACCCGCTCCTGCAGGTGCCAACGCTGCAGCAGCCCCTGCTGCGATGCCTGTGACTATTGTTGCGGGAGGCTCGCCAGCGCCTGGAGTTCAGACGGCAGCTCAGACCTCATCTGCAGCTCCTTCTCCTGTGGACCCTGCCAAACTAACTGCAGATGCTCTTGTAGCCTCAGCCACGACCACAGCAGCCGGTGGTCCCGTCACCGTACAGGCAGGCTCCGGAGGCAGCGGTACCACGAGCTCTGTAAGCGGAGCTCCAGCTAATGGGGCTCAGCCATCAGCAGTCACTGTCTTAGCAGGAAGCGGAGGCAACTCGAACTCAACAGGCTCAGCCAATGGCGCACCAGCAGCTGTCACTGTACTCGCAGGCTCAGGCTCAGGCTCCTCCAGTTCTAGCGCAGCCGGCGTTGTTACCGTAGTTGCAGAAGGTGGAGCAGGGAACGGCACGGGCAACGCTGCAGCAACCTCCACATCAAACGCAGCGGCATCAGTCAACTCCGCAGCCCTCACTTCCGATGCTCTCATCGCTGCTTCAACCACTTCTGCCGCAGCATCAGCAGTAACCGTCCTTGCTGGTTCAGGTGGATCCACTAACGctgaagcagcagcagcaaatGGCGGTTGTAACTGCGCGTGCGTGTGTCCTGCAGGTTCATTCCCCATGTCTGCTCCAAAAGCGCAACCCTTCCAACTCGGATCCGCGAGCGCGAGCTCAGCGAATGCCGCAGCGAGCACGATGCAGACCATGGCCTCTGCAATCACTGTTGTAGCAGGCGATGCATCCCCTGGTGCACAACAGGCCATCGCAACGTCTAGCAGCTCGACCGTCAGTATCAACTCAGCAACCCTGACAACGGCTAGTTTGCTCGCAGGCTCGGCACCAGCTCCAGCAGGCCCTGGCGTCACTATAATCGCGTCTGGAGATGCTGCGATATCTGCGTCTGCATCATCTGCGACATCGTCCGCAGGTAACGCTGCTGCCGCTCCTGCACCGCCTGTTGCCGGTGAAGCGAGCAGCGCAACAAGCTCCCGCATAAGCGTACCAGCGCAAAGCGCCGTTGCGGGCACGACCAGTGCAGCCGCGCTGCCAAGCAGCACGGCGACGCTGCAGCAGACCCAAGCGCCGCCTTTCGATATCTCGACTGTGGCGCTGCAGAGCCGCGTCACGGTGAACTTGGGGAAGAGGCTGGTGAAGCCTACCGAGGCGGCGCGGCGGTGGTTGTAGTGAGCGGTACAAATTGAACTAGATGAATGTACGTAATACCCAGTGTCTGACGTTTGGATGTCTTTTCTTTCGTTATACGTGTGGTGGACAAAGCATTAAGTGATGGCATCGTGAAGTGGATACATCTAAATCGAATCTGTGAAATGAACTTGCTTGTGCGCTTACCGTGATGATTTGCATTTTGCTTCTATTGGGTATCTTTTGTTTACCTATTCTCCGCATCGCCGTCGAACTCATCGATTCAGACCGAATTCTGTCCAGGACTCATCCTCCGTCGTACCGCTCCTGTTGATTTGCGATCGGCTCGCCGACTAGGCATGCACTTGTCCACGCGAAGTTCCACCAAGCAGTGGCATGGCCTATCGTTCGGTAGTCTCGCTGGTAGTCCAATATGCAACTCATCGACCGCCTCGTGGCTTGTACAGCTCATGCTGTATCACAGCGAATGTCGTCCAAGACTTGGTTTCTTGCCTCTTATCACTCCAACGCGCTCATGCAGCCTCCTTCTCTCCTGCACCTAGCTTGGCCTGCTTGATGCGTTTCTGTTCGCGCTTCGAGATGGGCTTCTCTGTCTGACGAGCAGGTGTACCTTCCAAAACCTCGCCTGGTCTCTTTCCGTTCTGGTTCTTCGCCTTGCTCTTGTCGTCCTGCTTGTCTTTCGATACGGGTGCCGGTTTCTCTCCACCGTGAACGATATCGATCACGCCTTTGAAGCTTTGGCGCTTCAATCGCGCATGCTCGACGACACTGCGCGGCTCCTTCGTCAGACCGTCTTTGCCCTTCTCAGTCCCCAGTCCCCATACCGAAGCTAGATTGATCACGTCGCTTGGCGCACGGATACCCAGGACGCTCTTGGCTTCCGAACTGAAGATCAACCCCCGACCCCGTGTAACTCGGATGAGCTGTGTTGCGTTGCTGATGAGGTTGCGCTTCGCTTGCGGGTCGCTCGAGAGTATGCCTTGGCTGTAGCACAGCTCGATCTTGATCCCACGCGCAATCGCGGCACCCAACATGGGGAACTTGAAGTGCTTCTCAAAGCGGCGCGTCAGGTCCAGTGAGATGATGTCGACGTCGAGGCTGTGGCATGCTTGCTGGAGAGTGCGCTCGTCGGTCGGTCGTGCGGCAACGAGGTCGTAGTGCTGTTGTAGCTGTGGGATGCGGAAGTTGGAGGCGCTGTCGGTCAAGAAGATGTTGCATCGTCGTAGTATGCGCAGGCGTTGGGGGGCGGGAAACGGCAGTGGGGTTGGTATTGGCGAGGTCTGGAGAGCCTGGAGTTAGCAGCTGCCATGGCTCTGAGGCGCGAGACAGGTTTGAGGAAGGCGCAAGACAGGTTTGAGGAAGGCGCGAGACAAATTCAAGGAAGGCGCGAGACAAGTCCAAGGAAGGCGCGAGACAGGCTCACATACCAGCTCGCTGGGCAGCTTTCCGCTATATGTATGTGTGAGGGCAACCACGTCGTATCCTACTGCACAAGTCAGTCACAACCTCACATGAACGCAAGGGCGGCGGCGTCTGCGTACATTCGTCCAGGAACGCGAGTGTGCGCTGCACTTCTCTCACAGCATCGGCACCCGGCCACGGCACGTTCAGATCGTGGAACATGGTCAGCGTGGGCAGCCTTGGGCGTGGGAACATTCGCGACGAGAAGGGTGAGTGCACAGCATGGACGATGCGTGCTTATCCGAATTGGCCTTGGCGTGCACCGCGTGGTTCTGCAGCGGCACGCCTGCACCCAGAAGAAGCTCACCACCATCCCCGCACCCAGTCAAATCTCGATCTCTCCGCGCAGCCAGCCACGTCTCAGCCGGCTGTTGCAGCACCACGACCGCGCCGCGACAACGACCGCCGCGCTGCCCCCGTAGGCTCAGGCTTTGGCTTCTCTTGGAACAAGGCAGCTGCGTTCGGCCTGCTGAGTGTCGGCCTTGCTTGCTTGTGTCTGCGCCTGTTTCCCGCCCACCTCCGCCCCTTCACCCCGCCACTCGACCGCGTccccaacaccaccaccctcGCTGTACCTCCGACAGTCGCCGCCTCGTCGCCGACTGCCACCGCCAAGCTGGCCGCCAAAATGACGACAAACAGCAACGGCGCGAGCATTGCCCGCGTCTACGCCGATGTCAATGCCAACATGCCCCGTTCGTATTGGGACTACGACTCGGTCAACATCTCGTGGGGCGTGCTTGAGAACTACGAGGTTGTCCGCAAGATCGGCCGCGGAAAGTACTCGGAGGTCTTCGAGGGCATCAACGTGGTCAACTACCAGAAGTGCGTCATCAAGGTCCTGAAGCCtgtcaagaagaagaagatcaaGCGCGAGATCAAGATTCTTCAGAACTTGTCTGGCGGGCCTAACATTGTTTCGCTTCTGGATGTGGTCCGCGACAACCAGGTCAGTAGTGATTCTGAAGAAGACTGCATGAGCGACCGCACGGTATTGTGCCTCGCCCGCTGTCGCAATTGCAACGAATCACTGACGCACCAGGTTCTAGAGCAAAACTCCGTCGCTGATCTTTGAATACGTCAACAACACCGATTTCAGGAGTCTTTATCCCAAGTTCCAGGACTACGACGTACGATACTACATCTACGAGCTGCTCAAGGCCCTGGACTTCTGTCACAGCAAAGGCATCATGCACCGTGATGTCAAGCCTCACAACGTTATGATCGACCACGAGAAGCGCAAGGTAGGTCGTTGTCGATAAGCTAGAATGACTGTTGTTGATCGCGTGCAGTTGCGGTTGATCGATTGGGGTCTCGCCGAATTCTATCACGCCGGGACCGAGTACAACGTCCGTGTCGCCTCGCGATACTTCAAGGGCCCCGAACTGCTCGTGGATTTCCAGGAGTACGACTACTCGCTCGATATGTGGTCGTTAGGCGCCATGTTTGCATCAATGATCTTCAGGAGAGAACCGTTCTTCCACGGCAACAGCAACTCTGACCAGCTGGTGAAGATTGCCAAGGTGCTCGGAACGGAGGATTTGTTCGACTACCTCGACAAATACGACATCGAGCTAGACGCCCAGTACGACGACATCCTCAGCAGGTACCCGAAGAAGCCGTGGCACTCGTTCATCAATGCCGACAACCAGCGTTTTGTCAGCAACGACGCCATTGACTTCCTTGACAAGCTTCTGCGTTACGACCATCAGGTAGGCAGTGTTCCATGTCTGAAGATTGCACACGCTGACTCTGTCTAGGACCGGCTCACGGCCCAAGATGCGATGGCTCATCCTTACTTTGCCCCTGTTCGACAAGCTGCTCAACagaacagcagcagcgcggcGTGATTGATACCCATTTCCGTACCTAGATCTTGAGTAATGGCATGAGCTTGATGAAGGAACAGACGCTCGACGTGGCTTGTTGATGGCCATTCCCCGTTCTGGCCAGCAGGACTCTCCAACCGGTGTGGCCATGCATGATCGATCTTTCGTAGTCGCGGTGGCAGGGCGTTAGGTTGGTCTGCGTCAGGACTGAAGGCGGTATCCCATTGGCGTCTGGCGCGCACAGCTGTGGGGAGAAACAGCCAGGCATGCATCTGGAGGGCGTCCACATGCTATCAAAAACAAAAAGACTCACAATGCTCACACTCATCGCCCTTGCTGTGACTCGTCGATGCTTTGACGGTCGTTCATTGGATCGGCGCAAAGCCTGACTCTCGGACTGTGCATGCATGCCCGCGGGCAAACGCTAGTCGGAACTGCGAGCCACCTGCGCTCGACTCACACATTGCCCCGCTGATGCTACCCCTCGGTACTATATTGCGTCGACCGCGCTTTCTTCGATTCTCTCTCCCACACCATTCCCCACACCTTTTGTACTCGCCCGCGCTGCGCAGTGCTCAATTGCGACCGCAGCCTTCCGCTCCCTACAACGCCCAGCGCGTGCCCACACACAAAtacaccaccgccaccatgGCGCTCAATGCCGCCTCGCACAACGTCGCCGGCGAGAAGACTGGCCCTGTCACCGCTGCCCCGCCTGCCGTTGGCGACGACAGCAAGAAGGAGCTCCTCGCGGCTGCCAATGCGGACGGCACCGGCCAGTCTGCGCCCGGCCGCGAGAACGAGAAGGGCgtagagaagaaggagaagacaGCCAAGGAGCTCGAGAAGGAGCGCAAGAAGGCTGAGAAGGACGCCAAGTTCAAGGCGAAGAAGGCTGCCCAGGCCGGGCCCGCTGCTGCAAAGGAGGGCGGCTCcaagaaagaaaagaaaaagggcaaggaggaggagcagctGCCCGAGTTCGTCGAAGAGACACCCAAGGGCGAGAAGAAGCGCCTCAGGAGCCTGGACGACCCGCACACCAAGGCCTACGTGCCCAAGGTGGTTGAGTCGGCGTGGTGTGAGTTTTGTCTCTGCTGATGGCTACCATGTATGCTGACCTTGGCCAGACGATTGGTGGGAGAAAGAGGGCTTCTTCAAGCCTGAGCTCCAGCCCGACGGCACCGTCAAGAGCGCCGGCAACTTCGTCATCCCAATCCCTCCTCCCAACGTCACCGGCAAGCTCCACTGCGGACATGCCCTCGCCACATCACTGCAGGATGTCCTGATCAGGTGGCATCGCATGCGCGGCTTCACCACACTCTACCTGCCTGGTTGCGATCACGCAGGTATTGCCACACAGAGCGTTGTCGAGAAGATGCTCTGGAGGCGTGAGAAGAAGACGAGGTACGATCTTGGTCGCAAGGCATTCTTGGAACGTACACACGAGTGGAAGGAGGAGTACCACAACCATCTCACGCACACCCTGAAGCGCATGGGTGGATCTTTTGACTGGACACGCGAGGCCTTTACAATGGACAACAACCTGTCTGCTGCTGTGACGGACAGTTTCGTCAAGATGCACGAGGACGGTCTTATCTACAGGTCAAACAGGCTCGTCAACTGGTGCACACAGCTCAACACGGCGCTGTCTGCGCTCGAGGTTGACAACAAGGACCTCGCGGGCAGGACCGTGCTCTCTGTCCCCGGCTACGAGCGCAAGGTCGAGTTTGGTGTCCTGACCCATTTCAAGTACCAGATCGAGGGCAGCGACGAGACCATCGAAGTTGCTACAACTCGTGTTGAGACAATGCTTGGTGACTCAGGTATTGCCGTCCACCCCAAGGATGAGCGCTACAAGGACTTCGTTGGCAAGAAGGCCAAGCACCCCTTCCTTGACCGTCTCCTGCCCATCGTTGCCGATGAATACGTTGACCCCGAGTTCGGTACTGGAGCCGTCAAGTTGACACCCGCGCACGACCCTAACGATTTCAACCTCGGAAAGAAGCACAACCTCGCTTTCATCAACATCCTCAACGACAACGGTACGCTGAACAAGAATGCAGGAGAATTCGAAGGCCAGAAGCGATTCGATGCTCGTTACACCGTCGTTGAGGCGCTCGAGAAGGCAGGCCTCTTCGTCAAGAAGGTTGACAACCCGATGAAGGTGCCCGTCTGCCAGAGATCTGGCGATGTTATCGAGCCCATCATGAAGCCGCAGTGGTGGATGAAGATGACCGAGCTGGCCAAGCCAGCCATTGACGCTGTGAAGAACGGCGACATCAAGATCCGCCCCGCGAGCTCAGAGAAGACATACATGCACTGGATGAACAACATTCAGGACTGGTGTCTGTCGCGTCAGCTCTGGTGGGGCCACCAGATTCCTGCCTACTACGTTAACGTTGAGGGCGGCGAGGGTGATCGTACTGACAACGAGCTCTGGGTCACCGGCCGTAcagaagaggaggcgcagaAGAAGGCTGCAGAGAAGTTCCAGGGCAAGAAGTTTACACTCGAACGTGACGAGGACGTGCTCGACACATGGTACTCTTCCGGCCTCTGGCCCTTCAGCACACTCGGCTGGCCCAACGAGGACTCTGTCGATCTCAAGAACCTCTTCCCCACATCTGTCCTTGAGACTGGTTGGGACATTTTGTTCTTCTGGGTTGCTCGCATGATCATGCTGTCGCTTCGCCTCACAGGAAAGGTTCCTTTCAAAGAGGTTTACTGCCATTCGCTGATCCGTGACTCCGAAGGCAGGAAGATGTCCAAGTCTCTTGGAAACGTCATTGACCCTGTTGATATCATGGATGGCATCACTCTAGAGAAACTCCACAAGCAGCTCACCATGGGCAACCTGGATCCTAAGGAGTTGAAGACTGCCGAGAAGTACCAGAAGACTTCGTTCCCCCAGGGTATTCCCGAGTGCGGTGCCGACGCTCTTCGCATGGCTCTTGTTGGCTACACAACTGGTGGCGGTGACATCTCATTCGACGTATCCGTCATCCACGGATACAGGAGGTTCTGTAACAAGATCTACCAGGCTACCAAATACGTCCTTGGTCGCCTCGGAGACCTTCAGCCTCGTGCGCAGATTGAGAAGGGTGGAAAGGAGTCGCTTCCTGAGCGATGGATTCTACACAAGCTCACTACTTCTTCCAAGAAGATCAACGCACATCTCGAGGCACGCGAGTTCTCGCTTGCCACACAGGTCGCCTACAGGTACTTTTACGAGGTAAGTGCCTGTGCTCTCGACATCAGCTTtctagaaggctaaaaaaTACAGTTCCTGTGCGACACCTACATCGAGAACAGCAAGGCTATCTTCGATGATGGTAGCGAGACCGAGAAGGAGAGCGCCAAGCAGACCCTCTACACGGCTATTGAGGGCGGTCTCACCATGATCCACCCCTTCATGCCCTTCCTGACCGAAGAGCTCTGGCAACGCCTGCCGCGCAGGCAAGGCGACAAGACGCCTT includes the following:
- a CDS encoding Ribonuclease P, whose protein sequence is MFHDLNVPWPGADAVREVQRTLAFLDELGYDVVALTHTYSGKLPSELTSPIPTPLPFPAPQRLRILRRCNIFLTDSASNFRIPQLQQHYDLVAARPTDERTLQQACHSLDVDIISLDLTRRFEKHFKFPMLGAAIARGIKIELCYSQGILSSDPQAKRNLISNATQLIRVTRGRGLIFSSEAKSVLGIRAPSDVINLASVWGLGTEKGKDGLTKEPRSVVEHARLKRQSFKGVIDIVHGGEKPAPVSKDKQDDKSKAKNQNGKRPGEVLEGTPARQTEKPISKREQKRIKQAKLGAGEKEAA
- a CDS encoding Non-specific serine/threonine protein kinase; amino-acid sequence: MRAYPNWPWRAPRGSAAARLHPEEAHHHPRTQSNLDLSAQPATSQPAVAAPRPRRDNDRRAAPVGSGFGFSWNKAAAFGLLSVGLACLCLRLFPAHLRPFTPPLDRVPNTTTLAVPPTVAASSPTATAKLAAKMTTNSNGASIARVYADVNANMPRSYWDYDSVNISWGVLENYEVVRKIGRGKYSEVFEGINVVNYQKCVIKVLKPVKKKKIKREIKILQNLSGGPNIVSLLDVVRDNQVSSDSEEDCMSDRTSKTPSLIFEYVNNTDFRSLYPKFQDYDVRYYIYELLKALDFCHSKGIMHRDVKPHNVMIDHEKRKLRLIDWGLAEFYHAGTEYNVRVASRYFKGPELLVDFQEYDYSLDMWSLGAMFASMIFRREPFFHGNSNSDQLVKIAKVLGTEDLFDYLDKYDIELDAQYDDILSRYPKKPWHSFINADNQRFVSNDAIDFLDKLLRYDHQDRLTAQDAMAHPYFAPVRQAAQQNSSSAA
- a CDS encoding Valine--tRNA ligase, which gives rise to MALNAASHNVAGEKTGPVTAAPPAVGDDSKKELLAAANADGTGQSAPGRENEKGVEKKEKTAKELEKERKKAEKDAKFKAKKAAQAGPAAAKEGGSKKEKKKGKEEEQLPEFVEETPKGEKKRLRSLDDPHTKAYVPKVVESAWYDWWEKEGFFKPELQPDGTVKSAGNFVIPIPPPNVTGKLHCGHALATSLQDVLIRWHRMRGFTTLYLPGCDHAGIATQSVVEKMLWRREKKTRYDLGRKAFLERTHEWKEEYHNHLTHTLKRMGGSFDWTREAFTMDNNLSAAVTDSFVKMHEDGLIYRSNRLVNWCTQLNTALSALEVDNKDLAGRTVLSVPGYERKVEFGVLTHFKYQIEGSDETIEVATTRVETMLGDSGIAVHPKDERYKDFVGKKAKHPFLDRLLPIVADEYVDPEFGTGAVKLTPAHDPNDFNLGKKHNLAFINILNDNGTLNKNAGEFEGQKRFDARYTVVEALEKAGLFVKKVDNPMKVPVCQRSGDVIEPIMKPQWWMKMTELAKPAIDAVKNGDIKIRPASSEKTYMHWMNNIQDWCLSRQLWWGHQIPAYYVNVEGGEGDRTDNELWVTGRTEEEAQKKAAEKFQGKKFTLERDEDVLDTWYSSGLWPFSTLGWPNEDSVDLKNLFPTSVLETGWDILFFWVARMIMLSLRLTGKVPFKEVYCHSLIRDSEGRKMSKSLGNVIDPVDIMDGITLEKLHKQLTMGNLDPKELKTAEKYQKTSFPQGIPECGADALRMALVGYTTGGGDISFDVSVIHGYRRFCNKIYQATKYVLGRLGDLQPRAQIEKGGKESLPERWILHKLTTSSKKINAHLEAREFSLATQVAYRYFYEFLCDTYIENSKAIFDDGSETEKESAKQTLYTAIEGGLTMIHPFMPFLTEELWQRLPRRQGDKTPSITVASFPQYIESFEDESAEAEYELLVDVSRALRSLAAEYGFKDDGKTYIQPLDDATHKSLQASTSLPSIRSLTGKTVSEITILAPSDPLPTGCAVYTVGSSATAFLDVKGRIEVDKEITKAQDRLKKANETIEKQKKIMDAGWEEKVSDVVKEQEKEKLKAAEIEGKNWQASIEQFEKLKLSD